The window AGAGGAGAGCCCAATCCTGGAAACATCACGGATTTGGGCACATTCGGGAAGATTCTTTTGGTTTGATTAAGGAAGAATGCACTCAGTTAAGGGTGCACCGGAAGCGTAACAGTTTGGTTCCATCTGTCAAGAAAAACAATCTTCAGGACGATGACTTTCCTTCACACACTGGAAGCTTTAACCTGCCGACGCCGGTTAATGGACGCTATCCGCTTACCCAGGATCGGTATCGGTCGGTGTTTGCTCCACGACAGTTTCAGATTGGGTTTCGGCTCAGGTTTTAATACTATTTTGGGCTGAGGGTATCGGGCTAAGGACTGAGGGAAATACAAGTTTATCAACAGTTTAGCCTTTTGCTAATGCGATAGGATCATTCCGAAATGGTAAGTACCTTGTCATAAGTTTTTCGGAGATATTGGATTTGGTAAGTATTTGATTTTTTTCCGTGTTTTCCGTGGTTAAAATGTCTGGAAATTTTCCTTCTGTAAATTTTTCCGTGATGGATGCCTTCGAGCAAATTGGGAATTGAGGATTTCAACCTGCGAAGCAGGTAAAAGAGAGTAGCCCCCGGTGCAACCGGGGGATCGGTCCGACACCTCCATAGCCTGCGAAGCAGGCGACAGAACACAACCCCATCGGCACATTGTGCTTAGGGAGGTGTTGTTTTAGTTTAGAATGACTACTAAACCATTGAAAAAATTGCACTTTCCAACCTGACACCGAACCTTGAATGGTATGGCTGCCTCTGTCGCCTGCTTTGCAGGCTGGAATTTGGCGGCGTGCCGTTCCCCCGGTTACACCGGGGGCTACTGTCTCCCACCTGCTTCGCAGGCTGAACCCTTGAATTTTCGAAAGAATCCATCACGGAAAAATTTACAGAAGGGAAATTTTCGGTAAGGTACTTATAAGGTCATGGAAAGTCATTACTGAAAAAACAACAAGTACAGAATAAACAGTACTGCTCCACCGCTGACCAAAACCCAAATCCAGAGAAAAAGCGACTCTTCGGAAAACCCTGAGTACCTTGCTTTTCCAGGAAGTTCCTCTCTTTCGGCCCGCTTCTGTTGTCCGGATGAAACTGGGACTTTCTGGGTCGGTGGAATTTCGCTTTGAGAAGGCGTTTTTTGAGTGCCAAGCAAAGAAGCAATCTGGAGCGGGGTATCGGCTTCGAGCGGGCCCTGGCTGTCGGAAGGTGTGCGAACCGGAGCCGACAATGTTTTTGGCGTTGACCCACTCCCAGACCCGCTTCCTTGATCCAAAGGTTGCGGATACCCAAATGAACCTGATGGAGTTAGATTTTGACCGCTGGTTGAATCCGCCCCAAAGACAGCTCTCAGGTTTTGGGCAAAGTGCATCACGGTCGAAGGACGGTTGGATGGCTCTTTTTGGAGGCAACTCATCACCAACGCCTCAAGCGCCGGAGCCACGTCCCTGCGATGAACGGTCAGCGGCGGCGGCGGGGTTCGGATGTGCCGAATCAAGGTCAACTGCGGCTGGTCTTTTGGAAATGGTGTCACGCCGCAGACCAGTTCGTAGACGACAATTCCCAGCGAGTAAATATCGGAACGATAATCGAGCTCGACGCCTCGGGCCTGTTCCGGGGACATGTAATTTGGGGTTCCAAGGATTGAATCAGCCGCTGTGAGTGGCGTTTCTTCGCCCTCGTGTTCAAACATTTTGGCGATTCCAAAATCAAGTACACACACGTGCTCGCCTTCAACCGACGGGGTCACCATGATGTTTTCCGGCTTGAGATCGCGGTGAATAATTCCACACCGATGAGCAGCCTCCAGGGCACCGCAAATTTGGAGCAGCAACCCAAAAATTCGAGGGTAGGGTAATGGATACTCGGCAGCGATGATTTTGCGCAACGTGCGGCCTTCGACATACTCCATGACAAGGTACACTTCGTTGTATTCAGTGGTCCCGAAGTCCATCACTCTGACAACGTTTGGGTGTTTGATTTTGCAGGCGGCTTTGGCTTCACGTTGAAATCGCCGAACGGCCAGTTTGTTGACCGCCATTTCATTGTGGAGAATTTTGATGGCGACGGTTTGTTCAGTCAGGAGGTGGACGCCTTTCCACACGGTGCAGGAGCCGCCTTTGCCAAGGTATCCGATGATTTTATATTTCTCGATAAACCGCCGCCCGATCATTTCTTTGACGGGTGAGTGTTCATCTTCCTGGGTGGTTGGGACAAGCGGTGTATTGCAATCCGGGCAAAGACAAGCGGCGTTGGGGACTTCGGCAATATGTCCGCACGTTTCACAAATGAACATTCCACTTTCGGCAGTAATTGCTGCCGCCCTTTCTGTCGGTCACAGGAGTTTAAATTCAGGCAAGGGATCAGGCCAATTTTTGGGTAAGCTCTATTTTCAAATATACAGTTTACCGTCAGCTATCGGTACTGCAAAATGACTGTTCAGTGACGAACAGGTTTCTGGTTTTGCACCTCGAAGAGTTGCAGTTCGGATAGCCGGTCTGTTGGCCGCTTTGGGCCTACCACCGGTCACGAAGGCCACCTCGATGTTTCTCTCCCCTGCTACCCGCGCCCTGCGGGGCGCGGGTAGCAGGGGAGAGAGTTGAGAGAATGAACTTTTTTCCGGTGGTATAGCTTTTCAGATAAATATTTCCCTGGTGTTTCCCCTGACAATATCTTGAAACTATTGAAGTATTTGGATTTATGTTTCGTGTGTTTCGTGTGTTTCGTGGTTTCTTTATCTGAAATTCTATAGCTCCCAAAACCTCGCAACCACCGGCTATCCGAACGGCAGCCTTTCAGGATGCTCAATCCGATTTTCAAACTCTCTCGTCCCACTGGGAGACAAGCAAAAAACCTACACGTGAACGGAACCGGGAACCCAGGATTCTGCCCTATGCGCAAACCAACCATCGAATGGCAAACCAATGGCGTGTGCAATTACGACTGCACTTATTGCATTCAGTCGCGCAAATTTCGCCAGGGACACCCAACCGATGACGAACTTGACCGGTTTCTCAGCTTTTTTGATACCTTGCCCGGCGTGTGGGAAATCAAAATGTCAGGTGGAGAACCATTTGCTTTTAAAGGATTTATGGCACAGGTCATTCCAGGGCTTGCCAGATTACGCCATCGGGTGTCAGTACTGACCAATCTTTCGGCACCACCGGCGATCTTGCGCAAATTCGTTGATCTGGTTGGAGACAAGCTGGAAGTTGTCTCCGCGAGCCTGCATCTGGAATATGTAACGGCTGAAGAGTTTATTGAAAAAGCCGTGCTCCTGCGAAGCTGGCTCAAACCTGAAACCTCGCTGGTCGTCAACAACGTCCTGGTGCCGGGAACCCTTGACCGACTGGTTGAGGTTCGTCAGCAGATTGAACAGGCCGGATTGCGCTACTTTCCACAGGCCATGAAAACGAAGCACGGAGTTTTCCAATATTCAGAAACTGATCAATCGCTGGTGGTGAATATTGCCGGGAAGAGCCCGACTTCACGCGAGGCCAACCTGGCGCCATCCTATCGTGGCCGGTTGTGCTGGACCGGAGTTGAGTATTTTGTGCTCGATCAAGGCGGCAATGCCTATTCCTGCCGAACCGCCAAACGGTTTGGCGAAGGGTATCTGGGAAATGTACTTGACGGCAGTTTCGCTCTCAAAACTGAGCCGGCACGGTGCAACTATTCAATTTGCCCCTGTACCGTTCCAGCCAATCGCGGCATGATCGAATCGGGTTGACTGTAAACTGGTTGTGCAACGCGGCGCTTGATTTAACCCAATTTCACGAACGGGAGTTTAACTTTGATGAAACTCAAAACCCTGGCTGGAATCGTCACCACCCGCTGGCGTGACCCTCAAACCTGCGAAGCCTGCGGTCAGCCGTTTGTCTGCGGCGCCACGCTGACCGGCTGCTGGTGTACTGAAATCAAGTTGACCGATGCCCATCGGGCGGCACTCAAGACAAAATACACCCATTGCCTGTGCCGATCCTGTCTGGAACAATTTGCCCAAATTGATCCGAATTCTATTTTGCTTCAGGAGAAAACCGAATGTTTGCCGTGATTATGGCGGGTGGTTCCGGAACCCGCTTCTGGCCTGCGAGCCGCGACACCATGCCCAAACAGTTTTTATCTATCACCAGCACCCAGACCATGTTTGAAGAAACCGTGACCCGGATCAAACCTCTGGTGAAAAATCACCAACTTTTTGCCGTAGTCAAAGACATCCACGCTGAGTTGACCCAACGCCTGTTTGGCGAAGGGGTTGGTCACGTTCTGGTCGAGCCGGTTGGCCGAAATACGGCGCCCTGCATTGGGTTGGCAGCCATTCATGCCCGCCAGCTATCGCCAGATGAACCAATGGTCATTTTGCCGTCAGATCATTTTGTGGCCAATGGCGATGATTTTCGAGCCACCGTTGCGGCAGCCGCCAACCTGGCTCAAACCGGTGCCATTGTGACGCTTGGGATTACACCCACCCGACCAGAAACCGGGTATGGATACATCGAAACCAGCGGGTCACCTCTGGTTCAGGCTGGAAAACAATATTTCAAAGTCAGCCGGTTTGTTGAAAAACCCGATGTCGAAACTGCAACCCGGTATATCACCAGTGGCCGATTTTTATGGAATAGCGGCATTTTTGTCTTCTCAGCCAAAACCATCCTGGCTGAAATCGAAGCGCACCTCCCGGCGTTGTATGCCGGATTGCTCGAAATCGAAGCCACCATTGGAAATCCTGAGCAGTACACCGAAACACTCAACCGGGTCTATCGTGAGCTTGAATCAGTTTCGATTGATTATGGTGTGATGGAAAAAACCACGGCCCCGCTTTTTGTGTTTCAGTCTGATTTTGGGTGGAGCGATGTCGGAAGCTGGCAGGCACTCTATGAACTCAGAACTCCGGAACACGACGATCAGGGAAATCTGTTCATCGGTACCGGCATCGCCCTGCGCTCGTCGGGGAACCTGGTGTTTTCCGAAACAGAACGGCAAGTGGCCCTGCTTGGCGTCGAAGACCTCGTCATTGTGGACCTCCCCGATACGTTGCTGGTTTCACGCCGCAGTTTGTCCCAGGATGTGAAACTGGTGCCGCAAGCTTTGAAGACTTCGGGCTGAAGACTTCGGGCTGAAGAATTGGTTTTATTTCATCCCTCATCCTTCATCCCTCATCCCTTCCTTTGCCCCAAGCCCTCAGCCCTGTTTTTTTCAGCCCTGTTTTTTTCAAAACATTCCCATCCGTTCCTTCAATTCGCGAACCCGATCACGGGCCACCTGGAGTTCGGTTTTGGAGGCGTCTTTTAATCTGACAATAAGTTGACCCGCAAACCAGGTATGGAGTTCTTCGACAAATGAAAGGTTGACCAGCGTTGACCGATGAATGCGCAGGAACCGTGTCGGGTCGAGTTTTTCTTCCAGTTTTGAAATCGTGTAATCAACGACCCACTCCTTTCCATTCGCCACGGCAAAGGTGAGTTTGTCCTGCGAGAAGAAATGGGTCACCGTTGCCAGGTCAAGAAACTGGATTCGTTCGCCGACGCGTGACGCAATGCGTTCTGGAAACTGGCGTGTCGGACCAGCCAGCGTTTGCGCCAGTTGCGAAATCACCGATTGCAGATGGTCAGATGGATGTGGCGACTGGTGGCCACGCAGTCGTTCGAGTTTGGCCAGCGCCCGGTCAAGTTGGGCGGCTTCGATTGGTTTGAGCAGATAATCAATCGAATTCACTTCAAACGCCTGCAACGCATACTGGTCAAACGCCGTGGTAAACACGACCAGCGGCTGGTGAGGCAGGTGCGACAACACTTCAAACCCGTTGTATCCGGGCATTTGAATATCCAGAAAAACCGCATCAACCGTCAGGGCCGAGAGTTCT of the Acidobacteriota bacterium genome contains:
- a CDS encoding mannose-1-phosphate guanylyltransferase; translation: MFAVIMAGGSGTRFWPASRDTMPKQFLSITSTQTMFEETVTRIKPLVKNHQLFAVVKDIHAELTQRLFGEGVGHVLVEPVGRNTAPCIGLAAIHARQLSPDEPMVILPSDHFVANGDDFRATVAAAANLAQTGAIVTLGITPTRPETGYGYIETSGSPLVQAGKQYFKVSRFVEKPDVETATRYITSGRFLWNSGIFVFSAKTILAEIEAHLPALYAGLLEIEATIGNPEQYTETLNRVYRELESVSIDYGVMEKTTAPLFVFQSDFGWSDVGSWQALYELRTPEHDDQGNLFIGTGIALRSSGNLVFSETERQVALLGVEDLVIVDLPDTLLVSRRSLSQDVKLVPQALKTSG
- a CDS encoding radical SAM protein, with the protein product MRKPTIEWQTNGVCNYDCTYCIQSRKFRQGHPTDDELDRFLSFFDTLPGVWEIKMSGGEPFAFKGFMAQVIPGLARLRHRVSVLTNLSAPPAILRKFVDLVGDKLEVVSASLHLEYVTAEEFIEKAVLLRSWLKPETSLVVNNVLVPGTLDRLVEVRQQIEQAGLRYFPQAMKTKHGVFQYSETDQSLVVNIAGKSPTSREANLAPSYRGRLCWTGVEYFVLDQGGNAYSCRTAKRFGEGYLGNVLDGSFALKTEPARCNYSICPCTVPANRGMIESG
- a CDS encoding cysteine-rich CWC family protein produces the protein MKLKTLAGIVTTRWRDPQTCEACGQPFVCGATLTGCWCTEIKLTDAHRAALKTKYTHCLCRSCLEQFAQIDPNSILLQEKTECLP
- a CDS encoding serine/threonine protein kinase translates to MFICETCGHIAEVPNAACLCPDCNTPLVPTTQEDEHSPVKEMIGRRFIEKYKIIGYLGKGGSCTVWKGVHLLTEQTVAIKILHNEMAVNKLAVRRFQREAKAACKIKHPNVVRVMDFGTTEYNEVYLVMEYVEGRTLRKIIAAEYPLPYPRIFGLLLQICGALEAAHRCGIIHRDLKPENIMVTPSVEGEHVCVLDFGIAKMFEHEGEETPLTAADSILGTPNYMSPEQARGVELDYRSDIYSLGIVVYELVCGVTPFPKDQPQLTLIRHIRTPPPPLTVHRRDVAPALEALVMSCLQKEPSNRPSTVMHFAQNLRAVFGADSTSGQNLTPSGSFGYPQPLDQGSGSGSGSTPKTLSAPVRTPSDSQGPLEADTPLQIASLLGTQKTPSQSEIPPTQKVPVSSGQQKRAEREELPGKARYSGFSEESLFLWIWVLVSGGAVLFILYLLFFQ
- a CDS encoding response regulator transcription factor, whose translation is MLKVYVVDDEPLAIRRLVRMLEATHRAEVIGSTTDPETAIEELSALTVDAVFLDIQMPGYNGFEVLSHLPHQPLVVFTTAFDQYALQAFEVNSIDYLLKPIEAAQLDRALAKLERLRGHQSPHPSDHLQSVISQLAQTLAGPTRQFPERIASRVGERIQFLDLATVTHFFSQDKLTFAVANGKEWVVDYTISKLEEKLDPTRFLRIHRSTLVNLSFVEELHTWFAGQLIVRLKDASKTELQVARDRVRELKERMGMF